ttttaaaatttgacacatttaataatttcaaaattcattaatatttcattatttatgtacatcacatttgaaacttaaatacatagaaaataaaacttaacaattatttatttacatatatacttcacaatcccacatattaaactattccatcattgatcaaatgaccaatatttccttcaggatcctcaaagaaatcagatacatcataatgagtggtggagttctcagcatcatttgaaacaaaatttgtttcctttcctttgtcgttctttttcaaagatgcctggtaaagatcgactaggtgccttggggtacgacaggtacgagaccaatggccctttccaccacagcgGAAACACTTCTCCTCGGTTGATTTATTCTGCCCGATATTCCTTTCTttgtcccacttctggtgagatcctctcttttgaacataattctttttccttccataatttttcttgttattaaaagcttgccatttacctcttctggggtaattcaTGGctgcttcccattttggccaatcatttctttgtcgacattcttcgactgatcttggctcaagatccttactttcatgcatgatatctactgccacattatatgcaaatatttcattgacaattgtcttatttcggtcccatttctctcctgtaaagacataatttatcgagatctcgtcattttcacaattttcaggtacctgaacgtcttctggcgttatatcagaattttggacaactgcaggtgtctctactatgtctttttcaacaggaataatatttacctcttttctctttcgaggatttctATCTTTGGAactgacaggcctgccacgcttctggcgtgtatttgcttcagtggcagtttgtccaactgggacatcaattcgaattggggcattttccgccctgccacgcttctggcatgAATTCGCTTCAGtagctacttgtcctactgggacatcaattcgaattggtacattttccgctggtatataagatttggttatcctctttgtatcgaaaaataCATCAGGCAATCTATTAAAATCTGACCAACACTTAactatgaaaaagaaaataactaaTCCTACACTATTAGATgtcatctcacaccattaaaaatattgataatggctaattgatggctaaaCATCACAAATTCTGCTTAGCACTCCTCTACATTTACGATCAAAAGTTAGcaaacttaataataaaataactaactttttttttatgttgtattTTTTCCCCTCACTTTTCAATTGTTGTTCACAAATATGAGATCAAAGGAGGACAAGTTCAATAAATTAAGGTTCATTACCAATCTCGTTCccataattttaatttgttagaggatcatttaatttttattcaaaaatcttaATAGGGAGAAAGCGAACAAGAATGTGTTCCAACACTCAGTCTTTTACAATTGCTCAGTTTATTTAGAGCAAATTAGTAGATACTTTGAACCAATACATGAATACCAAGTGAAGGAGAATGtgatttaagaaaattatattAGTTTAGCTCAAAGAATGATGCTGCAGATGAGATCAGAGCAAaacagaaaaagaagaaagtgttatatttaattgtaaattcaaaatataaaagTGTGCACATATCTGAGTAGAGTCCTCCTATAGATTCTCTAAGAATTGTTACTTTAATTGACTGAACAAGCCCCTCTAACTAATTGCACAATGCACAACTCACAACTCACTAAAGATATGGACTTTGGAATACCCTTAGTTTGCGCTTGTATCTATCAAACAAATGTTGTGACAGAGACTTTGTCAATTTGAGAGGGTACGTGAACAATATAGAGTGATTTTTGGTTCATTAAGTGTGGAAGAAAATGAAGATCCATCTCTAAATGTTTGCACCTACTACCAAGTATGGGATTTGCAAATAGAAGATATGAACTTTGATTGTCACAGTAGATAGCAGGGGGCATAGGCTAAGGAATATGCAATTCTCCAATAATTGCTACACTGACATGATTTTAGTTTGAGCTGAACTTACTTTAGTGCTATATATGACTTTAGTATTCTTGTTTCAAACCATATATGACTTTGTTGAAGTCAGATTGTATGGTGTTTGGTTTGGTAGTTACAGCTATAGTGGTAGGTTCAGTGGGGGTTTGGCTTGGTGATTTTGGACTGCTACATTGATCAGAAGCAATTGAGGTTGCAGGAGTATTTGGTGTTGGTTCAATTAAATGAGGTGAAGTGATTTCTTCTATCCGAAACTTAGTGAGATAAGTAGTAGATGAAGTATTATCCGTTGTAAAATTGTTAGAAGAATTAGAAAATATCATCTGATACGGAAATATTGTTTCAATAAATGTAACATGTCTCGCGGCAATAGATTCCATGGTCCAACAATGTTCGGACTAATAAATAGTCGTGGGTCAGTTTGGCTAAActtcttaaataagttcttttaaaAAAGGAGCTTAaaatataaggacttttattaatattaacttttaaataagttattttgagtTTGGAAAGTTATTATGGAAGTCATTGTTTTAAAGTTGTGCATTAAATAAGAGGGCTCAGGATTCGGTGGTTCAGGAACTTTTGGAACACTTAGTGGTCCaaatagaaaacatgtttttggagtttttttatCAATTGTTACGTAGTCtttgaactaattttaattacaaatcaaccccatatattttatttaattataaaaatagttttttattttataaattattattttatcaattatctattatatttattaacaatcaaatacaaaaataacaaccaattatatcccccattcatcctaataattccaattgattaaaaaattaactttgatctcgttacgttcgtccatggcttccaaatcgtgttttcttgaaattcaatcgattggtttacactatatcacaaaacaatcgattgaaagttgtaaggtagaatggtaaaaagcttaaaccaatcgattgtttatactttccaatcgaatgaatgcctcaaaacaatcgattgttgttgttactcaatcgattgaattcacgAAAACAACATGGATTTGACAAATACAATCGATTGGAAAGTGATGACATTGAAGTTTCagccaaattcaatcgattggtaatgtaatccaatctattggaaggtgatgaagttgaatgttttgccaatttcaatcgattggtaatggaATATCCATCTACTCAATCAATTGGTAATGTTCTCATTTTTTCAGAATTCTGTAGGATTTTgcacaatttattctattctactttCATAAATCACAAATAGTTTGTACAAATCCTCATtaatccaattttttttcaatcactATGATCAGGATCTTATTATCTTCTTGCACCAATATCAATGTATTAATATAAGAACAATTTTTATCACTTAACTTAAATCATTGATCTTGTAGTTTGGTCTAGTTTGGACGAAGGAAATGTATTTCTACTAGTATTAATTAAATCCGTGATACTACATGACGAAATTATTTTGGTAACCAAGTTTAATCAAGTTGGTTCAATAGCTTATTGGTATAATAAATAGGTTGTACAAATCCTCattaatccaatttttttttcaatcaccaTGATCAGGATCTTATTATCTTCTTGCACCAATATCAATGTATTAACATAAGAACAATTTTTATCACTTAACTTAAATCATTGATCCTGTAGTTTGGTCTAGTTTGGACGAAGGAAATGTATTTCTACTAGTATTAATTAAATCCGTGATACTACATGACGAAATTATTTTGGTAACCAAGTTTAACCAAGTTGGTTCAATAGCTTATtggtataataaaaaataattgattgAGTAGATGGATATtccattaccaatcgattgaaattggcAAAACATTCAACTTCATCACCTTCCAATAGATTGGATTACAttatcaatcgattgaatttggctaaaacttcaatgtcatcactttccaatcgattgtatttggcaaatccatgttgttttcgtgaattcaatcgattgagtaacaacaacaatcgattgttttgacGCATTCATTCGATTGGAaagtataaacaatcgattggtttaagctttttaccattctaccttacaactttcaatcgattgttttgtgatatagTGTAAACCAATCGATAGAGTTATCATTCAATAGATTGTTTTgaaaaaccaatcgattgaatttcaaggaaacacgatttggaagccatggacgaacgtaacgagatcaaagttaattttttaatcaattggaattattaggatgaattgaggatataattggttgttatttttgtatttgattgttaataaatataatagataattgataaaataataatttataaaataaaaaactatttttataattaaataaaatatatggggttgatttgtaattaaaattagttcaaaACTACGTAACAATTGataaaaaaactccaaaaacatgttttctatttGGACCACTAAGTGGTCCAAAAGTTCCTGAACCACCGAATCCTGtgccaaataagagtaataaaataggagaagtcacattttttaatttcttcaaaagctcttaaataactttttgaaaagttaaaaatttatctaaaaatttGTACCAAACACATTAATGTAACTTTCTATAAGTTAAAAGTTGAAAAAAGTAACTTTTTGGTATTTTCCAAATGGACCCTTAGTTCTAGAGTAAAAGTAGATTTATATGTTCCCTTGCTAGATTGTATTTACTTATACCTTGCTTTAATTGCttaatttagtttcttgcactttaagattcttgcatgctaagctttagtagtttaaattcttgtttatgactcccaaccccggaattctaaccaatattgatgcacatgtttaaaaaatatattttattatcaaAATCATTTAATAGTCCAGATATTATTGGATCATAAAATTTTTTGTCATGTCTCGTAAGATACACTTTATTATTCTTTATCATATACTTGTACtctttatgatttgaattatatCTCAGAAATAGATATAGATCAGATTTATAATTAAAATGGAACATTTATCTATAGCATTGTGTACAATTTTTATGGCAGAATGGCCAAGTTTTTTGTGCCAATGAATTAGATAGAGTGATTTTTATGATTAAATTGAGTAAGGTAATGCAAAATTAGAGGCTCTAAATACTATGAAAAATAATGTGatttaagaaaataatattagTTCAGTTCAAAGAATGATGCTGTCACTGATATGAGATGAGAGaaaacaaaacagaacaaaaaaaaaagagtaacttGAGAAAGAAGAAAGTGTgagtttttaattttgatatggaaGTAACGATTGTGTATAATAGGCTTATGGGGGAATTGGGTGTATCATCGAGTTGTGATGGCGGCATAACTGAAATCGGACGGACCGATTTAGGAGTCTGAAATCGGACGGACCGATTTCTAGTAATTGGAGGGAAGCaaatcggtgggtccgatttGCTACACCATGCCAGGTGGCGTGCATGCAAGCCATTCCTCCGTCTGTTTGGTTGAAAGGAAGCAAGTTAATATCCCAACTTCATAACTTCACCTTTCCCTTTCACCCtcatctcttcttctctctctttgttccccatcactctcatctcTTTTCTTCTGTGTTCCCCAACCCCACCACCATTGTTGGACCACTAGAAACACtagaaaaatttggaaaaatgtccaaaagaagaaaaatcaaaGATGTAAATCAACCAGAGCTTCATATTGCTAATTATCTTGGACATCCTAATTATGTAAGTTTCTATTTTTCTATTNNNNNNNNatgttaattattattattattattattattattattattattattattaatttagtataatttagACAAATAATTAGGCATATTTATTAATTTGTATGTTTATAAATGTATGTATGTTTGATAGGCAGATTATATTATTATAAGTAGGGACATGTAAGAGAAATGATATTATTGTTAATATACTTATTATGCTGGAATTTGTAAAGGAACTGTGATTTTGTAGGGTTCACGCTTGTTGGTATGTGATCATTTGAAACCGCACGATTCGTACAACCAAATTGTTGAGGCTCACTTACGGGAGACGGGTTTCTATTATGTTTCTCAAATTGGGGTAATTCAGTGTCAGTCAGCAATGATTAATGCTCTGATTGAAAGATGGCGTCCTGAGACGCACACATTTCATTTTCCAGTTGGTGAGTGTGCGGTGACATTGGAGGATGTGGCAATGATTCTCGATCTCCCGACAAATGGTCTTTCGGTTACAGGACCAACCATGAGTTCTTTTGAGGCGATGGAAGCTGAGTGCTTGCACCATTTTGGAGTTGCGCCGACGATAAAAGAATGTAGAGGAAGTTTTATAAAGTTGACTTGGTTTAGGCGTTTGAAAGAACGCATAGTGTTGACTGATGATTTTCACATTCAGATGTATGTAAAGTGTCACATAATGTTGTTGTTTGGTACTATTTTGTTTGGAGATAAGTCTGGTGCAGCGGTGCACTGAAAATTTCTGCCGTTGCTCCGTAACTTCTCGGGGATCATACAGTTTAGTTGGGGTTCGGCATGCCTTGCGCACCTGTATAGATCATTGTGTAGGGCAATTCGCGTCGACTGCAAGGAGATGGACGGTCCTTTGACACTTTTGCTTACATGGGCTTAGATTCGGTTACCATTTCTTGCGCCGATTCCTGGCAACCCCCGATTATTTCCGATTGCAAATAGGTAAAATGAATTGATGTATGAATTGACACAAGCACTAGAATAGTTAATGAATTGCTGTATGAGTTGACAGAAGCGGTATGATATGATGTATGAATTGACAAAAACAAGTTAATTAAGAATTTGTCTTAATGCAGGTGGCAAAACTGGGAGCGTGAAAACTATGGTTACCGGTATCATTCTGTTCCCCACTATAGGAGGTTGTTAGATGATATGCAAGAAGGACATGTATGtcattaaaaaatatttcatgcatTTGTTTTGTCAATGAATTTATAGTTGTTTAATCATCTGATACTGTCGGTGTGTCCAGTTTGTTTGGCAGGCTTATGGCATTGGACACGTTGGTCCAGACCTGATTCCCTTAGACATCCGTCATAATTCTGTTATTTGGAGTGCCAGGGTGCCGCTTATATCATTCGAATGCGTCGAGTGGCATGCAACTGATAGAATCAGGAGGCAATTTGGCTTGAATCAGGGTGTCCCTGATCAGCCGCGGGATCTAGGTGCATCACATGGTGAAGTACTAACTGGGCCTAAAAATCAAGATTGGGCAAATATGCACTCTGTCTGGGTGATGGAGTGGACCAACCGGTACAGTCACGTTCTAGTTGATAAAATGGGTCCTCCACATTATTCCTTGGACACTTACATGCATTGGTACCGAGGAGCTTTCGGTGATCACTTGCAATTGTCTGACCTTGTAGCACAAGAGAATCCAGAAGGGCCCCGGTTGATATTCAAGAGAATCAACAGGAACAACCAGCGCCACAGCCACATCCACCTTCACCCCCCCGTCACCTCCACCGCCACAAGCACAGCAGGATGTTGAGTATTTTGCTCCATATGTTCCTCACACGCAACCGTCTGATTATCTTTCACCGTCAGTACCTATACATCAGCAGTATTGGGGTGGTCCACAGTTTGAGACAGGGGAGCAAGGATCGTTCTCCCAGCTGCTTGGTTTCATGGGTAGTTCAGGAGTAGGTCACTCATATTCAGGTAACTATGCGGACATCCCCGCCGACCACTGGGCACGTTCGGGTGGTGTTACTCAACCTAGGAGGTCATTGGATTTGAGACCTCGGGATCGCACTTCCTCTGATAATTCTAGAGACAGAATGTCTGTTGATTTGAGTAGGAGTGCTGAAGCCGCGGGAGGAATTATACAGACTCGAAACAAGGGGCATATTCCGATGAGTCTAATTCAGGAGAGTAATATGGGAGTTGATGATGACATTGATGACTATCTAGTAGACCATCCGGAGAGTGATGGAAAccatgatgatgaggatgaggacGAGGATGATTCCGAGGATGACGATGATGACATCGCTGATGATCCGGCCGACCAAGCTGATGAAGACCGCGCTGACAATCCAACGGCTAGTGCAGGTAACGTAAAATTTTGATTATATATTCTTATATTTGATTAGTTCCAGTCTCCATGGGTTATACATTGATGCTGAATTTATATTTGATTAGTTCCACTCATTGTATGTATTGTATTTTGATAGGTACAGCCacaagtgaaaaaggaaaaggcTACAATCTTAGAGAAGATCCGCCACGTCGGAGTGCTAGTCGGTATACCCCCTCCCCATTTAACAAGCTTGCCAAGAAGTGCAAAAAGTTATGCACAGGTTTAAAGTGGGCAGCGAGAAAATGATGTGTTTCATGTTGTTAATTAAGGTTTATGGGTTGGTTGTATTACTTAGGGTGTTGTTACTATTTAATGTTGACTGTGTATAAAATTAGGGACATTGTATTACTTAGTTTAGTTAGTTTGCTGTTAGTATTTAGTATTGCTATTTTTGGATTGGTTCTATTACTTACATTGTTGTTACTTTGATTGATGTTACTTTGCTATTTTAATTAGGTTGTAATGATCGATATTTTTATTCATGCTGCTACGACTAttatagatatttttattttattttttataattaaagaactattattttaataataattaaatatcaattcttaaatataatttATGGTGCAAAATGAGATAATAAATTACTAATTACTCACTAGTACAAAATACTTTCTCAATttaatgaacaaaaaaaaaatataacacaatcaatatcaatatattaatatatttgtaTACTATATGTTGTTACTATGTGAATCCATatttaaaaggataaaaaaatataaaacttcGAATGTCAAACTGGTTTAAATTTAATACATCTAGCAATAAATATAACAATAGTCACTTCCTTACGATATATCAAACTGTGAATGTCAGGCAGCAACGTAAATTAAGATGAAATATAACAATAGTCACTTCTACTCTCCGGGTGCCCCCGCACTTGGACCACCTCGCTGACGACATCTACTCCGGCTGTGGCCCTCAGCACCGCATTGCTTGCATCTCCTAGGACCACGCAACATGCAagtgtccatctcattcaagaagcggGTCATCTTAGGCCGACCTTTGGCCACCCGTCTGAGGAACGGATTGCCAACGAATCGTGGACCACGATAAGCAGGCCACGTTGTAGGATTTCCCAGTGGTCTAAACCTCGCCCTGTATACTCTTTGAATTGAATCCATCTTGTATACGTCATGAACATATACTTGCCAATCCAACCGCTGATTTGCACAGCAAGCTAGAACATGTCGACACGGAATTCGGTCAACCTGGAATTCACCACAGTCGCACCGCTGTTGGCGTAGGTCAACTGCATACTCAACCCCATTAGGCATCTCATGAACTTCGAAGACTTCATGTTCTCTGTCAAAACAGCTCACCTGTATGTTTCCCGATGCTCGCTGGTTTGCATGCAGCTTCGAGGTGACCATCTCAGAGAACACATGTCCAGCATTAATTCGAGCCTCAGCCTCGGCTCTTTTCCTAGTGAACAACTCATTTAGTCTGTAAAATGTAGCCTTAACAAGCGCAGTGACCGGGagattgcgtgcacccttcaGCACGGAGTTGATGCACTCCACAAGATTGGTGGTCATATGTCTCCATCTGTATCCACCATCGAATGCCAAAGCATACTACTCACGTGGGATGCGGTCAAGCCAGTTGGTGTAAGCCTCACCCCGTTCTTTTAATCGTTCATAGCGCATCTGGTACTCCCGTATCGTCTTCGAATACCCTACGATAAAAAACCATCATCAATGAATCACGTTCTATCGACCCAAATTTACTTAGTAAACAGTGGACTAGACCGCGTAATTAAACTTACCGATATTGACGATGAGTTTCTGCAAGTACGGTGCCTTGAACTTCCTCAAGAAATTCGACTCAATATGCCGGATACAGAACATATGAAAAGCTCTGGGAGGAGACCAAGCCCCATTACTCCGATCAATAGCTGACCTGATAGAATCGTGTCGATCAGAGATAAGTCCGACACTATCACGTGTGACCACATGTTGACGAAGGTTACTTAGAAAAAAGTACCATGCATCAGAGGTTTCCCCCTCCACTATGGCAAATGCAATAGGCACGATGTTGTTATTACCATCTTGTGAGACTGCAACCAATAAACAACCCTTGTATTTACCATACAAATGAGTCTCGTCCACCTGCACTACTGGCTTGCAATGTCTGAAGGCCCTAATACaagggtaataactccagaagactcTATGTAGTACACGGATATCAGGAACCAAGTCATCCCCCTGGTACGCATCCATTGTTTCAAAGTGAACCACTGCTGACGGCTCCttgtgacacatggcctcaaaccatatgggTAAAGCTTCATACGATGCCTCCCAACCTTCGAAAATTGACTCAACCGCCTTCTGCTTTGCTAACCAAGCTTTCCTATAGCTGATGGTGTAGTTAAACTTTGACTGGACTTCTGTAATGACTGATTTCACCTTCAAAGATGGGTCAACCTCTACCAACGGCTTAATTGCTTCTGCAACTGTCTTGGAGTCCAGTTTCGAATGGTCTTGAGAAATTCTCGACCGGGTACAAGTGTGACTACCATTGTACCTCCTTATCTCCCAGCAGTACTTCTTCTGCATTTTCGTAaccctgataagccaatcacaacCTTTGCCATAATGTGTACATTTAGCATAGAATGTCGTCGGTTTCGACTCATAAACCCGATAGTCTACCCCTCTACGGATGGTATAGTCTTTCATTGCCTTGATTACTTCCTCCCTTGAATTGAATTCCATCCCCACCGTAAATTCACCGTCGGCCACAACAGGAAGCTCTGCCACAATCACACCGCAGGAAATATATATTCATAAATAATCAttaaatacatacatacatacatacatacatacatacatacatacatacatatatatatatatatatatatatcttaacaAATAAAATCCTCCTATAATAGTCTTTACATTCCCTATTCTATCTACATAGAGAACTAGTAATTAATATATGAATCAAATGGTATGGTAACTAACGGCATACCTGCATTCATATATTGCGGAAACTCAGCTGCATTCATCGCTTCCAAATCCAACGACCGCATGAAAGAAGGCTCCTGAAACGGAAGCGAGTTTGCTAGTGCATTAGCAACCTCCGCCACATCTGGGTTCATGGGGCCGTCAGCTCCATCTTCGTTTTCACCTGGACCAACGATCTCATAGTTACTTTCAAAATCCTCATCGCTACCACTATCATAATCTTCGACTTCAATATTTCGGTCCACTTCAAATTGCTCGAACTCAATATACAACTCGATGCACGATATTCGCCGGCGATtctcaatatacattgaaaacatttcCTGCATACTCGCTTCATTTGTCACGTATTTCGTCTGAAAATGGACGAATCCACCAAACACAGGTAAAGGATACCTGTACAAAATACACGATATTCTTTCTGATCTTTCTGAAtgtatcttctcacaaatcacacctttcAATTCATCAAATGACAATGTGAACGGAATAACAATATCTACTAGATTTTGACATACAAATTGAACTCCCTCATATGTTTCTAACAAAATCTGTCCAtaacaataaatttttaatataactCTATCATCCATAATATCAAACTACTTTAAACAGTATCACTCTCAATAAAATCTAAtatacaaaaataaagaaaaatgaaagaagaggaagaaca
The DNA window shown above is from Arachis ipaensis cultivar K30076 chromosome B08, Araip1.1, whole genome shotgun sequence and carries:
- the LOC110265792 gene encoding uncharacterized protein LOC110265792: MSLIQESNMGVDDDIDDYLVDHPESDGNHDDEDEDEDDSEDDDDDIADDPADQADEDRADNPTASAGTATSEKGKGYNLREDPPRRSASRYTPSPFNKLAKKCKKLCTGLKWAARK
- the LOC107611751 gene encoding uncharacterized protein LOC107611751; translation: MDDRVILKIYCYGQILLETYEGVQFVCQNLVDIVIPFTLSFDELKGVICEKIHSERSERISCILYRYPLPVFGGFVHFQTKYVTNEASMQEMFSMYIENRRRISCIELYIEFEQFEVDRNIEVEDYDSGSDEDFESNYEIVGPGENEDGADGPMNPDVAEVANALANSLPFQEPSFMRSLDLEAMNAAEFPQYMNAELPVVADGEFTVGMEFNSREEVIKAMKDYTIRRGVDYRVYESKPTTFYAKCTHYGKGCDWLIRVTKMQKKYCWEIRRYNGSHTCTRSRISQDHSKLDSKTVAEAIKPLVEVDPSLKVKSVITEVQSKFNYTISYRKAWLAKQKAVESIFEGWEASYEALPIWFEAMCHKEPSAVVHFETMDAYQGDDLVPDIRVLHRVFWSYYPCIRAFRHCKPVVQVDETHLYGKYKGCLLVAVSQDGNNNIVPIAFAIVEGETSDAWYFFLSNLRQHVVTRDSVGLISDRHDSIRSAIDRSNGAWSPPRAFHMFCIRHIESNFLRKFKAPYLQKLIVNIGYSKTIREYQMRYERLKERGEAYTNWLDRIPRE